A region from the Pseudomonas cucumis genome encodes:
- a CDS encoding LysR family transcriptional regulator: protein MLNKRYLPSITALQCFEAVTRHLSFTRAAEELNLTQSAVSKQVAQLEELLQHLLFRRVRRRLQMTPAGDLYLVEVRKILTQVEMSTHYLRSYGGETEVLRVSTPPTFGARWLVPRLKGWRLRHPSIHLDLCSEQEADDLLQGRSDLAFYFGQGSRPGTECLKLFGEELVPVCAPGSLPDTPFTDPTQLTDLVLLQNASRPQAWHDWFDSQGYHTEHSYHGPRFETFYMCIRAAQVGCGVALLPKFLVEEELADGKLVIPWQHAMPSTDAYYLAYPEHSAEVPKVRDFVKWMLEQIDSPDMPSK from the coding sequence ATGCTGAATAAACGCTACTTGCCGTCGATTACCGCCTTGCAGTGCTTCGAGGCCGTGACCCGGCATTTGAGCTTCACCCGTGCCGCCGAAGAGCTGAACCTGACGCAGAGCGCCGTGAGCAAACAGGTCGCGCAACTCGAAGAATTGCTGCAACACCTGTTGTTTCGCCGGGTGCGTCGACGCCTGCAAATGACCCCCGCCGGCGATTTGTACCTGGTGGAGGTGCGAAAAATCCTCACCCAAGTCGAAATGTCGACTCATTACCTGCGTTCCTACGGCGGTGAAACCGAAGTCTTGCGAGTTTCGACGCCGCCAACCTTCGGTGCACGCTGGTTGGTGCCACGCCTGAAAGGCTGGCGCCTGCGACATCCGTCGATCCATCTGGACCTGTGCAGCGAACAGGAAGCCGACGACCTGCTGCAAGGTCGCAGCGACCTGGCGTTCTACTTTGGCCAGGGCTCTCGGCCCGGCACCGAATGCCTGAAGCTGTTTGGCGAAGAGCTGGTGCCGGTCTGCGCACCGGGCAGCCTGCCGGACACGCCGTTCACCGACCCTACGCAACTCACTGACCTGGTCCTGCTGCAAAATGCTTCCCGGCCTCAGGCTTGGCACGACTGGTTCGACAGCCAGGGCTACCACACCGAACACAGCTACCACGGCCCGCGTTTCGAAACCTTCTACATGTGCATCCGCGCCGCCCAGGTCGGCTGCGGCGTGGCGTTGCTGCCAAAGTTTCTGGTGGAAGAGGAATTGGCCGACGGCAAACTGGTCATTCCCTGGCAGCATGCAATGCCCAGCACCGACGCCTATTACCTGGCGTATCCAGAGCATTCGGCGGAAGTGCCCAAGGTGCGGGATTTTGTGAAGTGGATGCTGGAGCAGATCGATAGTCCGGACATGCCATCCAAGTAG
- the amaB gene encoding L-piperidine-6-carboxylate dehydrogenase, protein MVAALLDRLGVNPALYQNGKVPVHSPIDGSRIAAVNWEGAAEVEQHISRADHAFELWRKVPAPRRGELVRQLGDILREYKADLGELVSWEAGKITQEGLGEVQEMIDICDFAVGLSRQLYGLTIASERPGHHMRETWHPLGVVGVISAFNFPVAVWAWNATLALVCGNPVIWKPSEKTPLTALACQALFDRVLKNFSDAPPHLSQVIIGGRDAGEALVDDPRVALVSATGSTRMGREVAPKIAARFARSILELGGNNAMILGPSADLDMAVRAILFSAVGTAGQRCTTLRRLIAHESVKEEIVTRLKTAYSKVRIGHPLEGNLVGPLIDKHSFENMQDALEQALSEGGRVFGGKRQLEDKFPNAYYVSPAIVEMPEQSDVVCSETFAPILYVIGYNDFEEALRLNNAVPQGLSSCIFTTDVREAERFMSAVGSDCGIANVNIGPSGAEIGGAFGGEKETGGGRESGSDAWRGYMRRQTNTVNYSLELPLAQGITFD, encoded by the coding sequence ATGGTTGCCGCATTGCTTGATCGTCTTGGTGTGAACCCGGCCCTGTATCAAAACGGCAAAGTGCCGGTACATTCGCCGATTGATGGCAGCCGTATCGCTGCCGTGAACTGGGAAGGCGCCGCTGAAGTCGAGCAGCACATCAGTCGCGCAGATCATGCGTTCGAACTGTGGCGCAAGGTTCCGGCGCCGCGCCGTGGCGAATTGGTGCGCCAATTGGGCGACATCTTGCGCGAGTACAAGGCTGATCTCGGTGAGCTGGTTTCCTGGGAGGCCGGCAAGATCACTCAGGAAGGTTTGGGTGAAGTTCAGGAAATGATCGACATCTGCGACTTCGCGGTCGGTCTGTCCCGTCAGCTGTACGGTTTGACCATCGCCTCCGAGCGTCCTGGCCATCATATGCGCGAAACCTGGCACCCGCTGGGCGTCGTCGGCGTGATCAGTGCATTCAACTTCCCGGTCGCCGTTTGGGCCTGGAACGCGACGCTGGCGCTGGTCTGCGGCAACCCGGTGATCTGGAAACCGTCGGAGAAAACCCCGCTGACCGCATTGGCCTGCCAGGCGCTGTTCGATCGCGTCCTGAAGAATTTCAGCGACGCCCCGCCGCACCTGAGCCAGGTGATCATCGGTGGTCGCGATGCTGGCGAAGCCTTGGTCGATGACCCGCGTGTCGCGCTGGTCAGCGCTACCGGTAGCACCCGCATGGGGCGCGAAGTGGCGCCGAAAATCGCCGCACGTTTTGCCCGCAGCATTCTGGAACTGGGCGGTAACAACGCGATGATCCTCGGCCCAAGCGCCGATCTGGACATGGCCGTACGGGCGATTCTGTTTAGCGCCGTCGGCACCGCCGGACAGCGTTGCACCACTCTGCGTCGCCTGATCGCTCATGAGTCGGTGAAGGAAGAAATCGTCACCCGCCTCAAAACCGCTTACTCCAAGGTACGCATCGGCCATCCGCTGGAAGGCAACCTGGTCGGGCCGCTGATCGACAAACACAGCTTCGAGAACATGCAGGATGCGCTCGAACAGGCCTTGAGCGAAGGCGGCCGCGTATTCGGCGGCAAACGTCAGCTGGAAGACAAATTCCCCAACGCTTACTACGTTTCGCCCGCCATCGTCGAAATGCCGGAGCAGAGCGATGTGGTGTGCAGCGAAACCTTCGCACCGATTCTGTACGTGATCGGTTACAACGATTTCGAAGAGGCGCTGCGCCTGAACAACGCCGTGCCACAAGGCCTGTCGTCGTGCATCTTCACCACCGACGTGCGTGAAGCCGAGCGGTTCATGTCGGCGGTGGGCAGCGATTGCGGCATCGCCAACGTCAACATCGGCCCGAGCGGCGCGGAGATCGGCGGCGCGTTTGGCGGTGAGAAGGAAACGGGCGGTGGTCGTGAATCCGGTTCGGATGCATGGCGCGGGTACATGCGTCGTCAGACCAATACCGTGAACTATTCGCTGGAGTTGCCGTTGGCTCAGGGGATTACGTTCGACTGA
- the amaA gene encoding L-pipecolate oxidase, whose protein sequence is MPLREECLWEKLTPQRPDNAALKGEVTVDVCVIGAGFTGLSAAVHLLEQGKSVCVLEAHRAGHGGSGRNVGLVNAGMWIPPDEIEAGFGEAVGSQLNRMLGAAPSLVFSLVDKYNIDCQLRREGTLHMAHNARGEADLRSREEQWKRRGAPVELLTGQACEQATGTTKIAAALLDRRAGTINPMAYTTGLANAAISLGGQLFDHSPVTRLERQGQRWSVQTAQGSVLAEQVVIASNAYTEGDWTELRRNFFPGYYYQVASVPLTEDAAQQILPGGQGSWDTRQVLSSIRRDAEGRLLLGSLGNGNQKPTWFLKAWADRVQQHYFPYLKPVEWECTWTGCIAFTPDHLMRLFEPAPGLVAVTGYNGRGVTTGTVVGKAFADYLCNGNPQALPIPFAPMQPLAGVGLRSCLYEAGFSLYHAGQCLRIVI, encoded by the coding sequence ATGCCGTTACGCGAAGAGTGTCTGTGGGAAAAACTGACGCCGCAAAGGCCCGACAACGCGGCGCTCAAGGGCGAGGTGACGGTGGATGTCTGCGTCATCGGCGCCGGTTTCACCGGTTTGTCGGCGGCGGTGCATCTGCTGGAACAAGGTAAAAGTGTCTGTGTGCTGGAAGCGCATCGCGCCGGGCATGGCGGTTCGGGGCGTAACGTCGGGCTGGTCAACGCCGGGATGTGGATACCCCCGGATGAAATCGAAGCCGGTTTCGGCGAGGCGGTCGGCAGTCAGCTCAACCGCATGCTGGGTGCGGCGCCGTCGCTGGTGTTCAGCCTGGTCGACAAATACAACATCGATTGCCAGTTACGCCGCGAAGGCACGCTGCACATGGCGCACAACGCGCGTGGTGAAGCGGATCTGCGCAGTCGCGAAGAGCAATGGAAACGTCGCGGCGCACCGGTCGAGCTGTTGACCGGTCAAGCCTGCGAACAAGCAACGGGCACCACAAAAATCGCCGCCGCGTTGCTTGATCGGCGTGCCGGCACGATCAACCCGATGGCCTACACCACGGGGCTGGCCAACGCGGCCATCAGCCTCGGCGGTCAGCTGTTCGATCATTCCCCGGTGACCCGACTTGAACGTCAGGGCCAGCGCTGGTCGGTACAGACCGCCCAAGGCTCGGTGCTGGCCGAGCAGGTAGTCATCGCCTCCAATGCTTATACCGAAGGCGACTGGACGGAGCTGCGGCGCAATTTCTTCCCCGGTTATTACTATCAAGTGGCCTCGGTGCCGCTGACCGAAGACGCCGCGCAACAGATTCTGCCCGGCGGCCAGGGTTCTTGGGACACCCGGCAGGTGCTCAGCAGTATCCGTCGCGATGCCGAAGGGCGGTTGTTGCTCGGCAGTCTTGGCAATGGCAACCAGAAACCGACCTGGTTCCTGAAAGCCTGGGCCGACCGTGTGCAGCAGCACTACTTTCCTTACCTGAAACCGGTGGAGTGGGAGTGCACCTGGACCGGTTGTATCGCTTTCACGCCGGATCATTTGATGCGGCTGTTCGAGCCGGCACCGGGATTGGTGGCCGTCACCGGTTACAACGGTCGGGGCGTGACCACCGGTACAGTGGTCGGTAAAGCCTTTGCCGATTATTTGTGTAATGGAAATCCTCAAGCCCTGCCGATTCCCTTCGCCCCGATGCAGCCATTGGCGGGTGTGGGGCTACGAAGCTGTCTATATGAGGCTGGATTTTCGCTGTATCACGCGGGCCAGTGCTTGCGGATCGTGATCTGA